One part of the Pseudoliparis swirei isolate HS2019 ecotype Mariana Trench chromosome 6, NWPU_hadal_v1, whole genome shotgun sequence genome encodes these proteins:
- the ces3 gene encoding carboxylesterase 3 isoform X1 — translation MRAALVLVCLLPALTAGSVDPVLSLKNGRIRGQYVTAKGTERRVKQYLGIPFARPPVGPLRLAAPQDAEPWDGERDCTRQPPMCIQDPEIVVNVSRAMSVQFTPPELSEDCLYLNIYTPAEATKGDKVPVMLWIHGGGLSIGAASQYDGAPLAAYENIVMVIIQYRLGILGFLSTGDEHARGNWGFLDQLAALRWVQENIEAFGGDPQAVTVAGESAGGISASILTLSPQAKGLFQRAIFQSGVATLGKYITKHPLRHAKIVANLTGCERSSTEELVQCVSGKSEEELVEATKKMIVYLGAVVDGVFLTDTAEELLKRKEVLRVPVMMGITNHEFGWMLPQSFIPPGWENGMNRESVLAAVNMFNPRGVSLANNLIVDEYMKDAKTPEEIRDAFTEIVGDLLMTLPVVMVAGYHSDVGVPVYMYEFVHRSEIHKDTRPSFVRADHGDDVGFMFGGCFWSGPTKITGNITKEDEGFCRTMMSYWGSFTRTGSPNAPGLVVWPQYDRQKQEYLELGLTQTVRQKLRKDRVHFATVVLPLKLEELAAAAAKARH, via the exons aTGAGAGCAGCGCTGGTGCTTGTGTGTCTCCTTCCTGCGCTGACAG CAGGCAGCGTCGACCCTGTGCTCTCTCTGAAAAATGGGCGAATCAGAGGCCAGTATGTGACGGCCAAAGGCACGGAGAGGCGGGTGAAGCAGTACCTGGGGATCCCCTTTGCCCGGCCCCCCGTGGGGCCCCTCCGCTTGGCCGCTCCCCAGGACGCCGAGCCGTGGGACGGGGAGAGAGACTGCACTCGCCAGCCTCCCAT gtGCATTCAAGATCCAGAAATAGTTGTGAACGTTTCTCGGGCCATGTCGGTGCAATTCACCCCACCGGAGCTTTCAGAGGACTGTCTATATCTGAACATATACACTCCGGCTGAGGCAACCAAAGGGGACAAAGTACCG GTGATGCTGTGGATCCACGGAGGAGGCCTGTCGATAGGTGCGGCTTCTCAGTATGACGGCGCTCCATTGGCTGCGTATGAAAACATCGTGATGGTTATTATTCAGTATCGCCTCGGCATCCTGGGCTTCCTGAG CACTGGAGACGAACACGCTCGGGGCAACTGGGGTTTCCTGGACCAGCTGGCAGCACTGAGATGGGTGCAGGAAAACATCGAGGCCTTCGGCGGTGATCCACAAGCTGTCACAGTGGCTGGAGAATCCGCGGGAGGCATCAGTGCATCTATACTG ACTCTATCTCCACAAGCAAAAGGACTATTTCAGAGGGCAATCTTTCAAAGTGGAGTTGCAACACTCGGGAAATACATTACAAAACATCCGTTGCGTCACGCCAAG ATTGTTGCCAATCTTACTGGATGCGAGCGCAGCAGCACAGAGGAACTGGTCCAGTGTGTGAGTGGGAAAAGTGAAGAGGAGCTTGTTGAGGCTACTAAAAAG ATGATAGTCTACCTGGGAGCTGTGGTGGACGGAGTGTTCCTCACTGACACAGCAGAGGAGCTGCTCAAGAGGAAGGAGGTGTTGAGGGTTCCGGTGATGATGGGAATAACCAACCATGAGTTCGGATGGATGCTGCCTCAG AGCTTCATCCCTCCTGGCTGGGAGAATGGCATGAACAGGGAGTCTGTGCTGGCAGCGGTGAACATGTTCAATCCTCGAGGG GTCTCCCTCGCCAACAATCTCATCGTCGACGAGTACATGAAGGACGCCAAAACGCCCGAGGagatcagagacgcgttcaccGAGATCGTGGGCGACCTGCTGATGACGCTGCCCGTCGTCATGGTGGCCGGATACCACTCAG ATGTGGGCGTTCCGGTATACATGTACGAGTTTGTGCACCGCTCTGAGATCCACAAAGACACCAGGCCCAGCTTCGTGAGGGCGGATCACGGGGATGATGTCGGCTTCATGTTCGGCGGATGTTTCTGGAGTGGACCGACAAAGATCACAG GCAACATCACCAAGGAGGATGAAGGCTTCTGTAGGACCATGATGTCATACTGGGGCAGTTTCACCCGGACTGG ctctccCAACGCGCCCGGGCTCGTCGTCTGGCCTCAGTACGACAGGCAGAAGCAGGAGTACCTGGAGCTGGGCCTGACCCAGACCGTGAGACAGAAGCTGAGGAAGGACCGGGTCCATTTCGCTACCGTCGTCCTGCCTCTGAAGCTGGAAGagttagcagcagcagcagccaaagcTAGACACTGA
- the ces3 gene encoding carboxylesterase 3 isoform X2 produces the protein MRAALVLVCLLPALTGSVDPVLSLKNGRIRGQYVTAKGTERRVKQYLGIPFARPPVGPLRLAAPQDAEPWDGERDCTRQPPMCIQDPEIVVNVSRAMSVQFTPPELSEDCLYLNIYTPAEATKGDKVPVMLWIHGGGLSIGAASQYDGAPLAAYENIVMVIIQYRLGILGFLSTGDEHARGNWGFLDQLAALRWVQENIEAFGGDPQAVTVAGESAGGISASILTLSPQAKGLFQRAIFQSGVATLGKYITKHPLRHAKIVANLTGCERSSTEELVQCVSGKSEEELVEATKKMIVYLGAVVDGVFLTDTAEELLKRKEVLRVPVMMGITNHEFGWMLPQSFIPPGWENGMNRESVLAAVNMFNPRGVSLANNLIVDEYMKDAKTPEEIRDAFTEIVGDLLMTLPVVMVAGYHSDVGVPVYMYEFVHRSEIHKDTRPSFVRADHGDDVGFMFGGCFWSGPTKITGNITKEDEGFCRTMMSYWGSFTRTGSPNAPGLVVWPQYDRQKQEYLELGLTQTVRQKLRKDRVHFATVVLPLKLEELAAAAAKARH, from the exons aTGAGAGCAGCGCTGGTGCTTGTGTGTCTCCTTCCTGCGCTGACAG GCAGCGTCGACCCTGTGCTCTCTCTGAAAAATGGGCGAATCAGAGGCCAGTATGTGACGGCCAAAGGCACGGAGAGGCGGGTGAAGCAGTACCTGGGGATCCCCTTTGCCCGGCCCCCCGTGGGGCCCCTCCGCTTGGCCGCTCCCCAGGACGCCGAGCCGTGGGACGGGGAGAGAGACTGCACTCGCCAGCCTCCCAT gtGCATTCAAGATCCAGAAATAGTTGTGAACGTTTCTCGGGCCATGTCGGTGCAATTCACCCCACCGGAGCTTTCAGAGGACTGTCTATATCTGAACATATACACTCCGGCTGAGGCAACCAAAGGGGACAAAGTACCG GTGATGCTGTGGATCCACGGAGGAGGCCTGTCGATAGGTGCGGCTTCTCAGTATGACGGCGCTCCATTGGCTGCGTATGAAAACATCGTGATGGTTATTATTCAGTATCGCCTCGGCATCCTGGGCTTCCTGAG CACTGGAGACGAACACGCTCGGGGCAACTGGGGTTTCCTGGACCAGCTGGCAGCACTGAGATGGGTGCAGGAAAACATCGAGGCCTTCGGCGGTGATCCACAAGCTGTCACAGTGGCTGGAGAATCCGCGGGAGGCATCAGTGCATCTATACTG ACTCTATCTCCACAAGCAAAAGGACTATTTCAGAGGGCAATCTTTCAAAGTGGAGTTGCAACACTCGGGAAATACATTACAAAACATCCGTTGCGTCACGCCAAG ATTGTTGCCAATCTTACTGGATGCGAGCGCAGCAGCACAGAGGAACTGGTCCAGTGTGTGAGTGGGAAAAGTGAAGAGGAGCTTGTTGAGGCTACTAAAAAG ATGATAGTCTACCTGGGAGCTGTGGTGGACGGAGTGTTCCTCACTGACACAGCAGAGGAGCTGCTCAAGAGGAAGGAGGTGTTGAGGGTTCCGGTGATGATGGGAATAACCAACCATGAGTTCGGATGGATGCTGCCTCAG AGCTTCATCCCTCCTGGCTGGGAGAATGGCATGAACAGGGAGTCTGTGCTGGCAGCGGTGAACATGTTCAATCCTCGAGGG GTCTCCCTCGCCAACAATCTCATCGTCGACGAGTACATGAAGGACGCCAAAACGCCCGAGGagatcagagacgcgttcaccGAGATCGTGGGCGACCTGCTGATGACGCTGCCCGTCGTCATGGTGGCCGGATACCACTCAG ATGTGGGCGTTCCGGTATACATGTACGAGTTTGTGCACCGCTCTGAGATCCACAAAGACACCAGGCCCAGCTTCGTGAGGGCGGATCACGGGGATGATGTCGGCTTCATGTTCGGCGGATGTTTCTGGAGTGGACCGACAAAGATCACAG GCAACATCACCAAGGAGGATGAAGGCTTCTGTAGGACCATGATGTCATACTGGGGCAGTTTCACCCGGACTGG ctctccCAACGCGCCCGGGCTCGTCGTCTGGCCTCAGTACGACAGGCAGAAGCAGGAGTACCTGGAGCTGGGCCTGACCCAGACCGTGAGACAGAAGCTGAGGAAGGACCGGGTCCATTTCGCTACCGTCGTCCTGCCTCTGAAGCTGGAAGagttagcagcagcagcagccaaagcTAGACACTGA
- the ces3 gene encoding carboxylesterase 3 isoform X3: MRAALVLVCLLPALTAGSVDPVLSLKNGRIRGQYVTAKGTERRVKQYLGIPFARPPVGPLRLAAPQDAEPWDGERDCTRQPPMCIQDPEIVVNVSRAMSVQFTPPELSEDCLYLNIYTPAEATKGDKVPVMLWIHGGGLSIGAASQYDGAPLAAYENIVMVIIQYRLGILGFLSTGDEHARGNWGFLDQLAALRWVQENIEAFGGDPQAVTVAGESAGGISASILIVANLTGCERSSTEELVQCVSGKSEEELVEATKKMIVYLGAVVDGVFLTDTAEELLKRKEVLRVPVMMGITNHEFGWMLPQSFIPPGWENGMNRESVLAAVNMFNPRGVSLANNLIVDEYMKDAKTPEEIRDAFTEIVGDLLMTLPVVMVAGYHSDVGVPVYMYEFVHRSEIHKDTRPSFVRADHGDDVGFMFGGCFWSGPTKITGNITKEDEGFCRTMMSYWGSFTRTGSPNAPGLVVWPQYDRQKQEYLELGLTQTVRQKLRKDRVHFATVVLPLKLEELAAAAAKARH; this comes from the exons aTGAGAGCAGCGCTGGTGCTTGTGTGTCTCCTTCCTGCGCTGACAG CAGGCAGCGTCGACCCTGTGCTCTCTCTGAAAAATGGGCGAATCAGAGGCCAGTATGTGACGGCCAAAGGCACGGAGAGGCGGGTGAAGCAGTACCTGGGGATCCCCTTTGCCCGGCCCCCCGTGGGGCCCCTCCGCTTGGCCGCTCCCCAGGACGCCGAGCCGTGGGACGGGGAGAGAGACTGCACTCGCCAGCCTCCCAT gtGCATTCAAGATCCAGAAATAGTTGTGAACGTTTCTCGGGCCATGTCGGTGCAATTCACCCCACCGGAGCTTTCAGAGGACTGTCTATATCTGAACATATACACTCCGGCTGAGGCAACCAAAGGGGACAAAGTACCG GTGATGCTGTGGATCCACGGAGGAGGCCTGTCGATAGGTGCGGCTTCTCAGTATGACGGCGCTCCATTGGCTGCGTATGAAAACATCGTGATGGTTATTATTCAGTATCGCCTCGGCATCCTGGGCTTCCTGAG CACTGGAGACGAACACGCTCGGGGCAACTGGGGTTTCCTGGACCAGCTGGCAGCACTGAGATGGGTGCAGGAAAACATCGAGGCCTTCGGCGGTGATCCACAAGCTGTCACAGTGGCTGGAGAATCCGCGGGAGGCATCAGTGCATCTATACTG ATTGTTGCCAATCTTACTGGATGCGAGCGCAGCAGCACAGAGGAACTGGTCCAGTGTGTGAGTGGGAAAAGTGAAGAGGAGCTTGTTGAGGCTACTAAAAAG ATGATAGTCTACCTGGGAGCTGTGGTGGACGGAGTGTTCCTCACTGACACAGCAGAGGAGCTGCTCAAGAGGAAGGAGGTGTTGAGGGTTCCGGTGATGATGGGAATAACCAACCATGAGTTCGGATGGATGCTGCCTCAG AGCTTCATCCCTCCTGGCTGGGAGAATGGCATGAACAGGGAGTCTGTGCTGGCAGCGGTGAACATGTTCAATCCTCGAGGG GTCTCCCTCGCCAACAATCTCATCGTCGACGAGTACATGAAGGACGCCAAAACGCCCGAGGagatcagagacgcgttcaccGAGATCGTGGGCGACCTGCTGATGACGCTGCCCGTCGTCATGGTGGCCGGATACCACTCAG ATGTGGGCGTTCCGGTATACATGTACGAGTTTGTGCACCGCTCTGAGATCCACAAAGACACCAGGCCCAGCTTCGTGAGGGCGGATCACGGGGATGATGTCGGCTTCATGTTCGGCGGATGTTTCTGGAGTGGACCGACAAAGATCACAG GCAACATCACCAAGGAGGATGAAGGCTTCTGTAGGACCATGATGTCATACTGGGGCAGTTTCACCCGGACTGG ctctccCAACGCGCCCGGGCTCGTCGTCTGGCCTCAGTACGACAGGCAGAAGCAGGAGTACCTGGAGCTGGGCCTGACCCAGACCGTGAGACAGAAGCTGAGGAAGGACCGGGTCCATTTCGCTACCGTCGTCCTGCCTCTGAAGCTGGAAGagttagcagcagcagcagccaaagcTAGACACTGA
- the ces3 gene encoding carboxylesterase 3 isoform X4 translates to MRAALVLVCLLPALTAGSVDPVLSLKNGRIRGQYVTAKGTERRVKQYLGIPFARPPVGPLRLAAPQDAEPWDGERDCTRQPPMCIQDPEIVVNVSRAMSVQFTPPELSEDCLYLNIYTPAEATKGDKVPVMLWIHGGGLSIGAASQYDGAPLAAYENIVMVIIQYRLGILGFLSTGDEHARGNWGFLDQLAALRWVQENIEAFGGDPQAVTVAGESAGGISASILTLSPQAKGLFQRAIFQSGVATLGKYITKHPLRHAKIVANLTGCERSSTEELVQCVSGKSEEELVEATKKMIVYLGAVVDGVFLTDTAEELLKRKEVLRVPVMMGITNHEFGWMLPQSFIPPGWENGMNRESVLAAVNMFNPRGVSLANNLIVDEYMKDAKTPEEIRDAFTEIVGDLLMTLPVVMVAGYHSDVGVPVYMYEFVHRSEIHKDTRPSFVRADHGDDVGFMFGGCFWSGPTKITGNITKEDEGFCRTMMSYWGSFTRTGAAFALFVHYPARVA, encoded by the exons aTGAGAGCAGCGCTGGTGCTTGTGTGTCTCCTTCCTGCGCTGACAG CAGGCAGCGTCGACCCTGTGCTCTCTCTGAAAAATGGGCGAATCAGAGGCCAGTATGTGACGGCCAAAGGCACGGAGAGGCGGGTGAAGCAGTACCTGGGGATCCCCTTTGCCCGGCCCCCCGTGGGGCCCCTCCGCTTGGCCGCTCCCCAGGACGCCGAGCCGTGGGACGGGGAGAGAGACTGCACTCGCCAGCCTCCCAT gtGCATTCAAGATCCAGAAATAGTTGTGAACGTTTCTCGGGCCATGTCGGTGCAATTCACCCCACCGGAGCTTTCAGAGGACTGTCTATATCTGAACATATACACTCCGGCTGAGGCAACCAAAGGGGACAAAGTACCG GTGATGCTGTGGATCCACGGAGGAGGCCTGTCGATAGGTGCGGCTTCTCAGTATGACGGCGCTCCATTGGCTGCGTATGAAAACATCGTGATGGTTATTATTCAGTATCGCCTCGGCATCCTGGGCTTCCTGAG CACTGGAGACGAACACGCTCGGGGCAACTGGGGTTTCCTGGACCAGCTGGCAGCACTGAGATGGGTGCAGGAAAACATCGAGGCCTTCGGCGGTGATCCACAAGCTGTCACAGTGGCTGGAGAATCCGCGGGAGGCATCAGTGCATCTATACTG ACTCTATCTCCACAAGCAAAAGGACTATTTCAGAGGGCAATCTTTCAAAGTGGAGTTGCAACACTCGGGAAATACATTACAAAACATCCGTTGCGTCACGCCAAG ATTGTTGCCAATCTTACTGGATGCGAGCGCAGCAGCACAGAGGAACTGGTCCAGTGTGTGAGTGGGAAAAGTGAAGAGGAGCTTGTTGAGGCTACTAAAAAG ATGATAGTCTACCTGGGAGCTGTGGTGGACGGAGTGTTCCTCACTGACACAGCAGAGGAGCTGCTCAAGAGGAAGGAGGTGTTGAGGGTTCCGGTGATGATGGGAATAACCAACCATGAGTTCGGATGGATGCTGCCTCAG AGCTTCATCCCTCCTGGCTGGGAGAATGGCATGAACAGGGAGTCTGTGCTGGCAGCGGTGAACATGTTCAATCCTCGAGGG GTCTCCCTCGCCAACAATCTCATCGTCGACGAGTACATGAAGGACGCCAAAACGCCCGAGGagatcagagacgcgttcaccGAGATCGTGGGCGACCTGCTGATGACGCTGCCCGTCGTCATGGTGGCCGGATACCACTCAG ATGTGGGCGTTCCGGTATACATGTACGAGTTTGTGCACCGCTCTGAGATCCACAAAGACACCAGGCCCAGCTTCGTGAGGGCGGATCACGGGGATGATGTCGGCTTCATGTTCGGCGGATGTTTCTGGAGTGGACCGACAAAGATCACAG GCAACATCACCAAGGAGGATGAAGGCTTCTGTAGGACCATGATGTCATACTGGGGCAGTTTCACCCGGACTGG CGCAGCTTTTGCATTGTTCGTACATTATCCGGCTCGAGTTGCATGA
- the ces3 gene encoding carboxylesterase 3 isoform X5 codes for MRAALVLVCLLPALTAGSVDPVLSLKNGRIRGQYVTAKGTERRVKQYLGIPFARPPVGPLRLAAPQDAEPWDGERDCTRQPPMCIQDPEIVVNVSRAMSVQFTPPELSEDCLYLNIYTPAEATKGDKVPVMLWIHGGGLSIGAASQYDGAPLAAYENIVMVIIQYRLGILGFLSTGDEHARGNWGFLDQLAALRWVQENIEAFGGDPQAVTVAGESAGGISASILVSLANNLIVDEYMKDAKTPEEIRDAFTEIVGDLLMTLPVVMVAGYHSDVGVPVYMYEFVHRSEIHKDTRPSFVRADHGDDVGFMFGGCFWSGPTKITGNITKEDEGFCRTMMSYWGSFTRTGSPNAPGLVVWPQYDRQKQEYLELGLTQTVRQKLRKDRVHFATVVLPLKLEELAAAAAKARH; via the exons aTGAGAGCAGCGCTGGTGCTTGTGTGTCTCCTTCCTGCGCTGACAG CAGGCAGCGTCGACCCTGTGCTCTCTCTGAAAAATGGGCGAATCAGAGGCCAGTATGTGACGGCCAAAGGCACGGAGAGGCGGGTGAAGCAGTACCTGGGGATCCCCTTTGCCCGGCCCCCCGTGGGGCCCCTCCGCTTGGCCGCTCCCCAGGACGCCGAGCCGTGGGACGGGGAGAGAGACTGCACTCGCCAGCCTCCCAT gtGCATTCAAGATCCAGAAATAGTTGTGAACGTTTCTCGGGCCATGTCGGTGCAATTCACCCCACCGGAGCTTTCAGAGGACTGTCTATATCTGAACATATACACTCCGGCTGAGGCAACCAAAGGGGACAAAGTACCG GTGATGCTGTGGATCCACGGAGGAGGCCTGTCGATAGGTGCGGCTTCTCAGTATGACGGCGCTCCATTGGCTGCGTATGAAAACATCGTGATGGTTATTATTCAGTATCGCCTCGGCATCCTGGGCTTCCTGAG CACTGGAGACGAACACGCTCGGGGCAACTGGGGTTTCCTGGACCAGCTGGCAGCACTGAGATGGGTGCAGGAAAACATCGAGGCCTTCGGCGGTGATCCACAAGCTGTCACAGTGGCTGGAGAATCCGCGGGAGGCATCAGTGCATCTATACTG GTCTCCCTCGCCAACAATCTCATCGTCGACGAGTACATGAAGGACGCCAAAACGCCCGAGGagatcagagacgcgttcaccGAGATCGTGGGCGACCTGCTGATGACGCTGCCCGTCGTCATGGTGGCCGGATACCACTCAG ATGTGGGCGTTCCGGTATACATGTACGAGTTTGTGCACCGCTCTGAGATCCACAAAGACACCAGGCCCAGCTTCGTGAGGGCGGATCACGGGGATGATGTCGGCTTCATGTTCGGCGGATGTTTCTGGAGTGGACCGACAAAGATCACAG GCAACATCACCAAGGAGGATGAAGGCTTCTGTAGGACCATGATGTCATACTGGGGCAGTTTCACCCGGACTGG ctctccCAACGCGCCCGGGCTCGTCGTCTGGCCTCAGTACGACAGGCAGAAGCAGGAGTACCTGGAGCTGGGCCTGACCCAGACCGTGAGACAGAAGCTGAGGAAGGACCGGGTCCATTTCGCTACCGTCGTCCTGCCTCTGAAGCTGGAAGagttagcagcagcagcagccaaagcTAGACACTGA